Proteins found in one Corynebacterium freneyi genomic segment:
- a CDS encoding DUF3566 domain-containing protein codes for MAHTQLLVRRISPWTTLRVSAAISVIGFLAWMVAVAVLYLLFEAMGYRDRFNDLLGGDAALGVGMIFALAAGIGVLWAVLVSALATLGAVVYNACSDLVGGVTITLDDVE; via the coding sequence ATGGCCCACACGCAACTGTTGGTCCGGCGGATCAGTCCGTGGACCACGCTGCGGGTTTCGGCGGCGATCAGCGTCATCGGGTTCCTGGCCTGGATGGTCGCGGTTGCGGTGCTCTACCTCCTGTTCGAGGCGATGGGGTACCGCGATCGGTTCAACGATCTCCTCGGCGGGGATGCGGCCCTGGGCGTCGGCATGATCTTCGCGCTCGCCGCCGGCATCGGGGTGTTGTGGGCGGTGCTGGTGTCGGCGCTGGCCACGTTGGGTGCCGTGGTCTACAACGCGTGCTCGGATTTGGTCGGTGGCGTGACCATCACGCTCGACGACGTGGAGTAG
- a CDS encoding IS30 family transposase: MTRTDAAAACGISPRTALDFDKGVTKTGTRPRTRFIPTGADAAQYNRLMTTLLTHHDVIEPGRQPDPANHPTIDPYHRIHPRYLSLTERETIADLRREGWSMRAIAGHLGRSPSTISRELANNRSADGPYRPIAAARKAAARRLRPKQPKIAGDAMLAQLIQTKLDLRWSPEQIAAWLRRAYPHAKEWHVCHETIYQALYVQARGGLKKQVAAALRTGRARRVPNGDPAQRRRRFVDDMVMISQRPADVEDRAVPGHWEGDLILGAANKSAIATLVERTTRYVILVHLPAGHGATAVRDGLTAAIGSLPTHLRGSLTWDQGSEMAGHKQFSVAAECPVYFCDPASPWQRGTNENTNGLLRQYFPKGTDLSAHSPEDLEFVAQQLNGRPRKTLGWDTPAQRMSALLDAS, from the coding sequence CTGACCCGCACCGATGCCGCCGCAGCCTGCGGCATCAGCCCCCGCACCGCCTTGGACTTCGACAAAGGGGTAACCAAAACCGGTACCCGGCCGCGCACACGCTTCATCCCCACCGGCGCCGACGCCGCCCAGTACAACAGACTCATGACCACTTTGCTGACGCACCATGACGTCATCGAACCCGGCCGGCAACCCGATCCCGCCAATCACCCCACCATTGACCCGTATCACCGGATCCACCCGCGCTACCTGTCGCTGACTGAACGGGAAACCATCGCCGACCTGCGGCGGGAAGGATGGTCCATGCGGGCCATCGCCGGGCACCTGGGACGTAGCCCGTCGACGATCAGCCGCGAGTTAGCCAACAACCGCAGCGCCGACGGGCCCTACCGGCCCATCGCCGCAGCACGCAAAGCCGCGGCCCGTAGGCTTCGGCCCAAACAACCCAAAATCGCCGGTGACGCGATGCTGGCGCAGCTGATCCAAACAAAGTTGGATCTGCGGTGGTCCCCCGAACAGATCGCTGCATGGCTACGCCGGGCCTATCCCCACGCCAAGGAGTGGCACGTGTGCCATGAAACGATCTACCAGGCCCTCTACGTCCAAGCCCGCGGCGGGCTGAAAAAGCAAGTCGCCGCAGCGCTGCGCACCGGCCGCGCACGGCGAGTGCCCAACGGTGACCCGGCCCAGCGGCGGCGACGCTTCGTCGACGACATGGTCATGATCAGCCAGCGGCCCGCCGATGTCGAGGATCGGGCGGTGCCCGGGCATTGGGAAGGCGACTTGATCCTGGGTGCGGCCAACAAGTCCGCCATTGCCACGCTGGTTGAACGCACGACCCGCTACGTCATCCTGGTGCATCTGCCTGCCGGTCACGGTGCCACCGCCGTGCGTGATGGGCTCACCGCGGCGATCGGTTCGCTGCCCACGCACCTGCGGGGATCGTTGACCTGGGATCAAGGCTCGGAGATGGCCGGCCACAAGCAGTTCAGCGTCGCAGCCGAATGCCCGGTGTACTTCTGCGATCCGGCCAGTCCCTGGCAACGCGGTACCAATGAAAACACCAACGGCCTGTTGCGGCAGTACTTCCCCAAAGGAACTGACCTGTCGGCGCATTCGCCGGAGGACCTGGAGTTCGTCGCCCAGCAGCTCAACGGTCGTCCCCGGAAAACTCTTGGATGGGACACACCGGCTCAGCGGATGAGTGCTTTACTGGACGCGTCTTGA
- a CDS encoding peptidylprolyl isomerase: MKTATATVHTNHGDITIDLFGNHAPVTVDNFIGLAEGTKEYSGQNASGTESGPFYDEAIFHRIIAGFMIQGGDPLGTGTGGPGYNFDDEIHPELQFDRPYLLAMANAGKRGGRGTNGSQFFITVVPTPHLNGNHTIFGEVADEESRKVVDEIARVATDHWDRPLEPVVITGIDIAK, from the coding sequence ATGAAGACCGCCACCGCAACCGTCCACACCAACCACGGTGACATCACCATCGACCTGTTCGGCAATCACGCGCCGGTCACCGTCGACAACTTCATCGGCCTGGCCGAGGGCACGAAGGAGTACTCCGGCCAGAACGCCTCCGGCACCGAGTCCGGCCCGTTCTACGACGAGGCCATCTTCCACCGCATCATCGCCGGTTTCATGATCCAGGGCGGCGACCCGCTGGGCACCGGCACCGGCGGCCCGGGCTACAACTTCGACGACGAGATCCACCCGGAGCTCCAGTTCGATCGCCCGTACCTGCTGGCCATGGCCAATGCCGGCAAGCGCGGCGGCCGCGGCACCAACGGTTCCCAGTTCTTCATCACCGTCGTTCCGACCCCGCACCTCAACGGCAACCACACCATCTTCGGCGAGGTCGCCGACGAGGAGTCCCGCAAGGTCGTCGACGAGATCGCGCGCGTCGCCACCGACCACTGGGATCGCCCGCTGGAGCCGGTCGTCATCACCGGCATCGACATCGCCAAGTAA
- the crgA gene encoding cell division protein CrgA has protein sequence MPKAKVNRTTNAPTGGSGVSRTPVKINTTQTPTWYKVIMFGLMVIGLLWLVVNYIAGPSIPFMVELNAWNYVIGFGMFVLGLLMTMGWR, from the coding sequence ATGCCCAAGGCAAAGGTGAATCGCACGACCAACGCGCCGACCGGGGGCTCCGGGGTCAGCCGCACCCCGGTGAAGATCAACACCACCCAGACCCCCACCTGGTACAAGGTGATCATGTTCGGCCTGATGGTGATCGGGCTGCTGTGGCTGGTGGTCAATTACATCGCCGGCCCGTCGATTCCGTTCATGGTTGAACTCAACGCCTGGAATTACGTCATCGGTTTCGGCATGTTCGTCCTCGGTCTGTTGATGACCATGGGTTGGCGCTGA
- a CDS encoding aminodeoxychorismate/anthranilate synthase component II: protein MRILVVDNYDSFVFNLVQYLGQLGETTTVWRNDDDRLADPAAVAREFDAVLLSPGPGTPADAGRTPDMVRACADARTPLLGVCLGHQAIGEVFGADVVRADELLHGKTSPVSHDGTGVLRGLSNPFIATRYHSLTVDESTLPDELVATAHTPSGMLMAMRHRDLPIHGVQFHPESVLTQFGHRMLANWLSEAGGTYSETLLTALENEQAGYQRAFDDVVSG from the coding sequence ATGCGCATCCTCGTCGTCGACAACTATGACAGCTTCGTCTTCAATCTGGTCCAGTACCTCGGCCAGCTCGGCGAGACGACGACCGTGTGGCGCAACGACGACGACCGCCTCGCCGACCCGGCCGCCGTGGCCCGCGAGTTCGACGCCGTGCTGCTGTCGCCTGGGCCCGGCACCCCCGCCGATGCCGGCCGCACCCCCGACATGGTCCGCGCCTGCGCCGACGCCCGCACCCCGCTGCTCGGCGTGTGCTTGGGCCACCAGGCCATCGGCGAAGTGTTCGGCGCCGACGTCGTCCGCGCCGACGAGCTGCTCCACGGCAAAACCTCGCCCGTCTCCCACGACGGCACCGGCGTGCTGCGCGGCCTGTCCAACCCGTTCATCGCCACGCGTTATCACTCGCTGACCGTCGACGAGTCGACGCTTCCCGACGAGCTCGTCGCCACCGCCCACACCCCCTCCGGCATGCTCATGGCCATGCGGCACCGCGACCTGCCCATCCACGGCGTGCAGTTTCACCCCGAGTCGGTGCTCACCCAGTTCGGCCACCGCATGCTGGCCAACTGGCTGTCGGAAGCCGGCGGCACCTACTCCGAGACGCTGCTCACCGCACTCGAGAACGAGCAGGCCGGGTACCAGCGGGCCTTCGACGACGTCGTCTCCGGCTGA
- the pknB gene encoding Stk1 family PASTA domain-containing Ser/Thr kinase, whose translation MTTGDELLSGRYRLGGLIGVGGMSDVYAANDTLLGREVAVKMMRADLARDESFLERFRREAKNAAFLNHPVIVSVFDTGETEGPMGTVPYIVMELVQGETLRDIVRREGPMDPARAASILAYVCDALDFSHKQGIIHRDVKPANIMLTNTGAVKVMDFGIARALGDSTSMTQTAAVIGTAQYLSPEQARGKPADARSDIYSVGCVLFEALTGQPPFTGETPLSVAYQHVQDDPPLPSTLVEGLSDEEGTALDAVLLTAMAKDPAERYDTAADFAEELRRISRGEVPLAAVHHVRGADDDAPEQRPRRASAAAAGAAAGGAAAAGGAARRSDSAPARRQADEPAPRERGEEKKKGGKLAVVAWLAIAALLLGGVGVVSYNLFTDSGQSESVAIPQVEGMPADQAQAMLEDAGFVVDRRDEPHPDIARNFVIGTDPAFGSGVPKGSTVVLKVSSGREITDVPDVRDKPAEEARRLLEEAGLQVDPVLREEASPDIERGHIIDQSPSAGAQVSKGTRVNLTVSSGPATRTVPDVTGQNLEAARATLESADFVLRVTEVDSPEPEGRVLEVPQAGERLPAGSTVEIVVSRGNQMHMPNVEGRTFEEAERALRDAGFTGTIHRREVTTLDPTRVDRVQTQRPGRDAVVNKDGDVDLEVFILGVSNPPEDDRGIDLPVPFGARPGR comes from the coding sequence ATGACCACCGGCGACGAACTCCTCTCCGGCCGTTACCGCCTCGGCGGTCTCATCGGCGTCGGCGGCATGTCCGACGTCTACGCGGCCAACGACACGCTGCTCGGCCGCGAAGTCGCGGTGAAGATGATGCGAGCCGATCTCGCCCGCGACGAAAGCTTCCTCGAACGGTTCCGCCGGGAGGCGAAGAACGCCGCGTTCCTCAACCACCCGGTCATCGTTTCGGTGTTCGACACCGGCGAGACCGAGGGTCCGATGGGCACGGTGCCGTACATCGTCATGGAGTTGGTGCAGGGCGAGACTCTGCGCGACATCGTGCGCCGCGAGGGCCCGATGGACCCGGCGCGTGCGGCGTCGATTCTGGCGTACGTCTGCGATGCGCTGGATTTCTCTCACAAGCAGGGCATCATCCACCGCGACGTCAAGCCGGCGAACATCATGCTGACCAACACCGGCGCGGTGAAGGTCATGGACTTCGGCATCGCCCGCGCGCTGGGTGATTCGACGTCGATGACGCAGACCGCGGCGGTGATCGGCACGGCGCAGTACCTGTCGCCGGAGCAGGCGCGCGGCAAGCCGGCCGACGCCCGCTCGGACATTTACAGCGTCGGTTGCGTGCTGTTCGAGGCGCTGACCGGGCAGCCGCCGTTCACCGGCGAAACCCCGCTGTCGGTGGCCTACCAGCACGTGCAGGACGATCCCCCGTTGCCGTCGACCCTGGTGGAGGGGCTTTCCGACGAAGAGGGCACCGCCCTGGACGCCGTTTTGCTCACCGCGATGGCCAAGGACCCGGCCGAGCGGTACGACACCGCGGCCGATTTCGCCGAGGAGCTGCGCCGCATCAGCCGCGGCGAGGTTCCGTTGGCCGCGGTGCACCACGTCCGCGGAGCCGACGATGATGCTCCGGAGCAGCGACCCCGCCGGGCTTCCGCCGCTGCGGCGGGTGCCGCGGCCGGAGGCGCTGCGGCCGCAGGCGGCGCCGCACGCCGTTCCGATTCGGCGCCGGCCCGTCGTCAAGCGGACGAGCCCGCCCCCCGCGAACGCGGGGAGGAAAAGAAGAAGGGCGGAAAGCTCGCCGTCGTCGCGTGGCTGGCCATCGCCGCGCTGCTGCTCGGCGGCGTGGGCGTGGTGTCCTACAACCTGTTCACCGACTCCGGCCAGTCCGAATCCGTCGCCATCCCGCAGGTCGAGGGCATGCCCGCCGACCAGGCGCAGGCGATGCTCGAGGACGCCGGTTTCGTGGTCGACCGCCGCGACGAACCGCACCCCGACATCGCCCGCAATTTCGTCATCGGCACCGACCCGGCATTCGGTTCGGGCGTGCCGAAGGGTTCGACGGTGGTGCTGAAGGTGTCGTCCGGCCGCGAGATCACGGACGTCCCCGACGTTCGCGACAAGCCCGCCGAGGAGGCCCGCCGCCTGCTCGAGGAAGCCGGCCTGCAGGTCGACCCGGTGCTGCGTGAAGAGGCGTCGCCCGACATCGAACGCGGCCACATCATCGACCAGTCGCCGTCGGCGGGCGCGCAGGTGTCGAAGGGCACCCGCGTGAACCTGACGGTGTCGTCCGGCCCCGCCACCCGCACCGTGCCCGACGTGACCGGCCAGAACCTCGAGGCCGCCCGCGCGACGCTGGAGTCCGCCGACTTCGTCCTGCGCGTCACCGAGGTCGACTCGCCGGAGCCGGAGGGCCGCGTTCTGGAGGTTCCGCAGGCCGGCGAGCGCCTGCCCGCGGGCTCGACCGTGGAGATCGTCGTCTCCCGCGGCAACCAGATGCACATGCCCAACGTCGAGGGCCGCACGTTCGAGGAGGCCGAGCGCGCCCTGCGCGACGCGGGCTTCACCGGCACGATCCACCGGCGCGAGGTGACCACGCTGGATCCGACGCGCGTGGACCGCGTTCAGACCCAGCGGCCCGGTCGCGACGCCGTGGTGAACAAGGACGGCGACGTCGACCTCGAGGTGTTCATCCTGGGCGTGAGCAATCCGCCCGAGGACGATCGCGGCATCGACCTTCCCGTGCCGTTCGGCGCCCGCCCCGGCAGGTGA
- a CDS encoding serine/threonine-protein kinase: protein MSSGTTPNGGHSSAGGPLDSEAAAVQEMLGSSRYRVRTVLGRGGMSTVWLADDVSAGGRQVAIKILNRELGDDDEFRQRFRNEASAARSVDSPNVVAIYSHEEPGRGADGPCYIVMEYIRGESLADVLRRRRTLPEHLALDVIEQTAHGLSAIHAGSLIHRDIKPGNLLVTPEGTVKITDFGIAKAAEAVPLTRTGMVVGTAQYVSPEQAQGKRVTPATDVYSLGCVAYEMVAGRRPFLGDTTVAVAVAHINEPPPPLPSSVHPHVRELIGIMLRKDPERRYADGRELAQAVARVRQGHRPPQPAGVQPRVHRQSDAAHPATSELGALTEPGLRRPPETRAVGATGASGHTATRPATGPAPRSPRPAQRPQRPPQRKKSNAGLWLTLILLLAVLAGAVWILMGQLSERGTGETETSTETTTETATEEWTTPTGTTEDEPTETRTSQPPTTNETISPEIPDVPELPDLGDLPGLGGGDSNGGAGNDSGTGGGGAGVGDGDSDLNGAPRLPGIPLRPGLTG, encoded by the coding sequence ATGAGTTCCGGCACCACTCCCAACGGCGGACATTCTTCGGCCGGCGGTCCCCTCGATTCCGAGGCGGCCGCCGTGCAGGAGATGCTCGGTTCTTCCCGGTATCGGGTCCGCACGGTGTTGGGCCGCGGCGGCATGTCCACGGTCTGGCTCGCCGACGACGTGTCGGCCGGCGGGCGGCAGGTGGCCATCAAGATCCTCAACCGCGAGTTGGGCGACGACGACGAGTTCCGCCAGCGGTTCCGCAATGAGGCGTCGGCGGCGCGCAGCGTCGACAGCCCGAACGTCGTGGCCATCTATTCCCACGAGGAACCGGGCCGCGGGGCCGACGGCCCCTGCTACATCGTCATGGAGTACATCCGGGGCGAGTCGCTTGCCGACGTTCTGCGTCGTCGCCGCACGCTGCCCGAGCATCTTGCGCTGGACGTCATCGAACAGACGGCGCATGGCCTGTCGGCGATTCACGCCGGCAGCCTCATTCACCGGGACATCAAGCCGGGCAATCTTCTGGTGACCCCGGAGGGCACCGTGAAGATCACCGACTTCGGCATCGCGAAAGCGGCGGAGGCCGTGCCCCTGACGCGCACCGGCATGGTGGTGGGCACCGCCCAGTACGTGTCGCCGGAGCAGGCCCAGGGCAAGCGGGTCACTCCGGCGACCGACGTTTATTCGCTGGGGTGCGTGGCGTACGAGATGGTCGCGGGTCGTCGTCCGTTCCTGGGCGACACCACCGTCGCCGTGGCCGTCGCGCACATCAACGAGCCACCGCCGCCGCTGCCGTCGTCGGTGCATCCCCACGTCCGCGAGCTCATCGGCATCATGCTGCGCAAGGATCCGGAGCGGCGCTACGCCGACGGCCGCGAGTTGGCGCAGGCGGTGGCTCGGGTGCGGCAGGGTCACCGTCCGCCGCAGCCGGCCGGGGTGCAGCCGCGGGTGCACCGCCAGTCCGATGCGGCGCATCCGGCGACGAGTGAGCTCGGTGCCCTCACCGAGCCGGGTCTGCGCCGACCGCCGGAGACCCGTGCGGTCGGGGCGACGGGCGCATCGGGGCACACCGCCACCCGCCCCGCCACCGGTCCGGCCCCGCGTTCCCCTCGACCGGCGCAGCGCCCGCAGCGTCCGCCGCAGCGCAAGAAGAGCAACGCCGGCCTGTGGCTGACGCTGATTCTGCTGCTCGCGGTGCTGGCCGGTGCGGTGTGGATTCTGATGGGCCAACTGTCCGAGCGCGGCACGGGCGAGACCGAAACGAGCACGGAGACGACCACGGAGACTGCGACGGAGGAGTGGACGACCCCGACGGGCACCACCGAGGACGAACCGACCGAGACGCGCACGTCGCAGCCGCCCACGACGAACGAGACGATTTCGCCGGAGATTCCCGACGTTCCGGAGCTTCCCGATCTCGGCGACCTCCCGGGTCTCGGCGGCGGCGATTCGAACGGCGGCGCGGGCAACGACTCAGGCACCGGTGGCGGCGGTGCAGGCGTCGGCGACGGCGATTCCGACCTCAACGGCGCTCCCCGTCTGCCGGGGATTCCGCTTCGCCCGGGTTTGACGGGATGA
- a CDS encoding penicillin-binding transpeptidase domain-containing protein has product MNKSIRQVMLFTMVLIVLLLANLTWVQAFRTEQYAENPRNSRQFLEEKSRHRGQISAGGEILARSELGDDGFYSRRYEANPEAYAPVEGYLSDIYGSTGLERSQNDILNGSDPSLFASRAIDTITGRASGGANLELTLLPEAQETAYRALADNGYVGSAVAIRPSTGEILAMASTPSYDPNDIAANDADAWARLNADEDAPLLNHATQRPLPPGSTFKVLTTIAAVENGASPETTVTGASEITLPGTNTTLENYGGQSCGGTTTLRTAFARSCNTAFAELAIDNGADSLRDVADRMGVGEEFDGLGVPQESSTIGEIPDDAALGQTAIGQRDVSFTPLQNAIIAATIANGGKRMEPHLVKSIQGQDLSPLKTIEPKEVNEAIHPDTAAILTDLMRGSENNSGGNGSAIASKTGTAEHGSERGVLAPHVWYIAFAPDSDVAVAVVVESGGGQGQGATGGSVAAPVGREIIAAVERAVR; this is encoded by the coding sequence ATGAACAAGTCGATCCGCCAGGTCATGCTCTTCACGATGGTGCTCATCGTGCTGCTGCTGGCCAACCTCACGTGGGTGCAGGCGTTCCGCACGGAGCAGTACGCCGAAAACCCCCGCAACTCCCGTCAGTTCCTGGAGGAGAAGTCCCGCCATCGCGGTCAAATCAGCGCGGGCGGCGAGATCCTCGCCCGCTCGGAACTGGGCGACGACGGCTTCTACTCCCGCCGCTACGAGGCCAACCCGGAGGCGTACGCCCCGGTCGAGGGTTACCTGTCCGACATCTACGGGTCGACCGGCCTGGAGCGTTCGCAAAACGACATCCTCAACGGTTCCGACCCGTCGCTGTTCGCGTCGCGTGCCATCGACACCATCACCGGCCGCGCGAGCGGAGGCGCGAACCTGGAGCTGACGCTGCTGCCGGAGGCGCAGGAAACCGCGTACCGCGCGTTGGCCGACAACGGCTACGTCGGGTCGGCGGTGGCCATCCGCCCGTCGACGGGCGAGATCCTGGCCATGGCGTCGACTCCGTCGTACGACCCGAACGACATCGCGGCCAACGACGCCGACGCATGGGCCCGCCTCAACGCCGACGAGGACGCCCCGCTGCTCAACCACGCGACGCAGCGTCCGCTGCCGCCGGGTTCGACGTTCAAGGTGCTGACCACCATCGCGGCCGTGGAAAACGGCGCGAGCCCGGAGACGACGGTCACCGGCGCCTCGGAGATCACGCTGCCGGGCACGAACACGACGCTGGAGAATTACGGCGGCCAGTCGTGCGGCGGCACCACCACCCTGCGGACGGCGTTCGCCCGCTCCTGCAACACGGCGTTCGCGGAGCTGGCGATCGACAACGGCGCGGATTCGCTGCGCGACGTCGCCGACCGCATGGGCGTCGGCGAGGAGTTCGACGGGTTGGGCGTCCCCCAGGAGTCGTCGACCATCGGCGAGATCCCGGATGATGCGGCCCTGGGCCAGACGGCCATCGGCCAGCGCGACGTGTCCTTCACGCCGCTGCAGAACGCGATCATCGCGGCGACCATCGCCAACGGCGGCAAGCGCATGGAGCCGCACCTGGTGAAGTCGATCCAGGGCCAGGACCTGTCGCCGCTGAAGACCATCGAGCCCAAGGAGGTCAACGAGGCCATCCACCCCGACACCGCGGCGATTCTGACGGATCTGATGCGCGGGTCGGAGAACAACTCCGGCGGCAACGGGTCGGCCATCGCCTCGAAGACGGGCACCGCGGAGCATGGCTCGGAGCGCGGCGTGTTGGCGCCGCACGTGTGGTACATCGCCTTCGCCCCGGATTCGGACGTGGCGGTCGCCGTGGTCGTCGAGTCCGGCGGCGGCCAGGGCCAGGGGGCGACGGGCGGTTCCGTCGCGGCTCCGGTCGGCCGGGAGATCATCGCGGCCGTGGAGAGGGCGGTGCGTTGA